Proteins from a genomic interval of Desulfofustis limnaeus:
- a CDS encoding tape measure protein has translation MQKKFQFILTANARGFSTAFGKASGGLKAFNKSMATTDEGLGVLGKKMTSMVGQFSALFGGISATLFTKSIWEAGTALQSLQQTFTSITGSSQLAGEEIDFVRQVANDLGLEFQTTIGAYKNLAAAAKGTQIEGRTTREIFLGISEAATVLGLRADETEGALLAISQMISKGKVSAEELRGQLGERLPGAFQIAADSMGVTTAELDKMLSTGQIVAEDFLPKFAEALRKNFSEDAKKHSDSAIAAFNRLSNAWFDLRGSIAESGFLDLVTGKMKNLAAAFNDPKIRAQIVELSNRFFELADAVLTFAVNHGEAIAKTAGAVIALGFLARAVSAVTTLWNAMNAAMVAMTGGRLITWFAELRAATLAAASSTTLMATSLKALGAAALVFWSGSKVIEAVQAYREMRDAQQQAAEAAKNAEAAEARYQARLKRASEAAGVVLSSWREVQQAYKDGLIDYDKETDTYTKGSGQRRESYEQVAAAAKDSAQAQRQITGEELEKMKDQYKGFVDEVKRLMDEIAGREQSLSEQLREMGRSGMSEGSAWRDLKREAEEYYQAAQKAQQAGDLDQAVEFADQAREKYAELNREVKEGDRVIVSQQAALKAASDGVKRAGELAIGVLEQQKEKAAEAAKQLDVAADGRLSKQVKDVAEGVGEVSDAAIEMGDMLVDQINKFGVEAARELDEFERRITMPHKMTIEREYVDKHSTGGIAGFGGWPRRRGKLPGWGGGDKIKALLEAGEIIINKYAVRKFGAARFLRYNAGLEPVRAALGGQVLAQGLAPLRALPAGNGAGALDTVRLELAFAGGEQTRLTGSRRQVAQTVRELRRFARRSS, from the coding sequence ATGCAGAAGAAGTTCCAATTCATCTTGACGGCAAACGCGAGAGGGTTTTCGACGGCGTTCGGCAAGGCGTCGGGCGGCCTGAAGGCGTTCAACAAGAGCATGGCCACCACTGACGAGGGGCTCGGCGTTCTGGGCAAGAAAATGACGTCGATGGTCGGGCAGTTTTCCGCGCTCTTCGGCGGTATTTCGGCAACGCTCTTCACCAAGTCGATCTGGGAGGCCGGTACCGCCCTGCAATCCCTGCAGCAGACGTTCACCTCGATTACCGGGTCGAGCCAGCTCGCCGGTGAGGAGATCGATTTCGTGCGCCAGGTGGCAAACGATCTGGGCCTCGAGTTCCAGACCACGATCGGGGCGTACAAGAACCTGGCTGCAGCCGCCAAGGGTACGCAGATCGAGGGCAGGACGACTCGGGAGATCTTTCTTGGCATCTCCGAGGCGGCGACGGTGCTCGGCCTGCGGGCCGATGAAACGGAAGGGGCCTTGCTGGCGATCTCGCAGATGATCAGCAAGGGCAAGGTTTCTGCCGAGGAGCTGCGCGGCCAGCTCGGCGAGCGGCTGCCCGGCGCCTTCCAGATCGCCGCCGATTCGATGGGGGTGACCACCGCCGAGTTGGACAAGATGCTTTCGACCGGCCAGATCGTCGCCGAAGATTTCCTGCCGAAGTTTGCCGAGGCGCTGCGCAAGAATTTCAGCGAGGACGCCAAGAAGCACTCCGATTCCGCGATTGCCGCTTTTAACCGCCTGAGCAACGCCTGGTTCGATCTGCGCGGGAGTATCGCCGAGAGCGGGTTCCTCGACCTGGTCACCGGGAAGATGAAAAACCTGGCGGCGGCGTTCAATGACCCGAAGATCAGAGCTCAGATCGTCGAGTTGTCGAATCGCTTCTTCGAATTGGCTGATGCAGTGCTGACCTTTGCCGTCAACCATGGTGAGGCGATCGCCAAGACCGCCGGCGCGGTCATTGCGCTGGGCTTCCTGGCCCGCGCCGTGTCGGCGGTGACCACCTTGTGGAACGCGATGAATGCGGCCATGGTCGCCATGACCGGAGGGCGCCTGATCACCTGGTTTGCCGAGTTACGGGCGGCGACCCTGGCGGCGGCGTCCAGCACCACGTTGATGGCCACCTCTTTGAAGGCATTGGGGGCGGCCGCTCTGGTTTTCTGGTCCGGATCCAAAGTGATCGAGGCGGTGCAGGCCTACCGCGAGATGAGAGATGCCCAACAGCAGGCGGCCGAGGCGGCCAAGAACGCCGAAGCGGCCGAGGCCCGGTATCAGGCGCGGTTGAAGCGGGCGTCTGAGGCTGCCGGGGTCGTCTTGTCTTCCTGGCGGGAAGTGCAGCAGGCCTATAAGGACGGCCTGATCGACTACGACAAGGAGACGGATACCTATACCAAGGGGTCCGGACAGCGCCGGGAGTCCTATGAGCAAGTGGCAGCGGCCGCCAAGGACTCGGCGCAGGCGCAGCGGCAGATCACCGGCGAAGAGCTGGAGAAGATGAAGGACCAGTACAAGGGGTTCGTCGACGAGGTCAAGCGCTTGATGGACGAGATCGCCGGCCGGGAACAGTCCTTATCCGAGCAGCTCCGCGAGATGGGCCGCTCCGGGATGAGCGAGGGCTCGGCCTGGCGGGATCTGAAGCGGGAGGCGGAGGAGTATTACCAGGCGGCGCAGAAGGCGCAGCAGGCCGGGGATCTGGACCAGGCGGTGGAGTTCGCCGACCAAGCCCGGGAGAAGTATGCCGAGCTGAATCGCGAGGTGAAAGAGGGCGACCGGGTCATCGTCTCCCAGCAGGCGGCGCTCAAGGCGGCGTCCGATGGGGTGAAGCGGGCCGGGGAGCTGGCCATCGGCGTGCTCGAGCAGCAGAAAGAGAAGGCGGCAGAGGCGGCCAAGCAGCTTGACGTTGCCGCCGACGGTCGGCTCTCCAAACAGGTGAAGGATGTGGCCGAGGGGGTTGGCGAGGTGTCCGATGCCGCCATTGAGATGGGCGACATGTTGGTCGACCAGATCAATAAGTTTGGAGTTGAGGCGGCCCGGGAGCTTGACGAGTTTGAGCGGCGGATCACGATGCCGCACAAGATGACGATCGAGAGGGAGTATGTCGACAAACACTCCACCGGCGGTATTGCCGGGTTTGGTGGCTGGCCCCGGCGGCGGGGCAAGCTGCCCGGCTGGGGAGGCGGCGATAAGATCAAGGCCTTGCTCGAAGCCGGGGAGATCATCATCAACAAGTATGCGGTGCGCAAGTTCGGGGCGGCCCGCTTTCTGAGATACAACGCCGGGCTGGAGCCGGTGCGGGCGGCCCTGGGCGGCCAGGTGCTGGCCCAGGGGCTGGCGCCGCTGCGGGCGCTGCCGGCCGGTAACGGCGCGGGGGCGCTCGATACGGTGCGGCTCGAGCTGGCCTTTGCCGGCGGCGAGCAGACCAGGCTGACCGGCTCGCGCCGACAGGTGGCCCAGACGGTGCGTGAACTGCGGCGCTTTGCCCGGAGGTCGTCATGA
- a CDS encoding phage tail protein — MLNGFEITGDIDELRELTKGIAVAEKALKRAVVSALNKTAVSGRAWLVKAVPKKYNLKAKDIRASITISKANFNRPQAVLFGGPGVALMKYSPDPDTPPSTRQMEGFRVSIVGRRGMRTTRKRTLPGTNKYFPLRGISVEIHRGSRKVVDGAFVAKMPSGHVGVFRRAKDGRKGKRSRRTVIEELYGPSALRILDSDADHIPFDDFIGETLDKNMAHEADYYLKKEGVLPRV; from the coding sequence ATGCTGAACGGATTTGAAATAACCGGCGATATCGATGAGCTGCGGGAGTTGACCAAAGGGATAGCTGTGGCCGAGAAGGCACTGAAGCGGGCCGTCGTTTCAGCGCTGAACAAGACGGCGGTCTCGGGCCGGGCCTGGTTGGTGAAAGCAGTTCCCAAAAAATACAACCTCAAGGCAAAGGATATTCGCGCCTCCATCACCATTTCAAAAGCTAACTTCAACCGGCCGCAGGCGGTGCTGTTTGGCGGACCGGGGGTAGCCTTAATGAAATACTCGCCTGATCCAGATACGCCTCCGTCGACAAGGCAGATGGAGGGCTTTCGAGTCTCTATCGTCGGCCGGCGAGGGATGCGGACTACCCGCAAGAGAACGCTTCCGGGGACCAATAAATATTTCCCCTTGAGGGGTATCAGCGTCGAAATTCATCGAGGGAGTAGAAAGGTCGTAGATGGAGCATTTGTGGCAAAGATGCCATCAGGACATGTTGGCGTCTTTCGACGAGCAAAAGATGGTCGGAAGGGAAAGCGCTCGAGGCGCACGGTGATCGAGGAACTGTACGGGCCGTCGGCCCTTCGCATTCTTGATTCAGATGCAGACCATATCCCGTTCGATGATTTCATCGGCGAGACGCTGGACAAGAACATGGCCCATGAGGCCGATTACTACCTGAAGAAAGAAGGAGTGCTGCCCCGTGTTTGA
- a CDS encoding DUF2190 family protein, with the protein MAQNYRQAGAVMPWTNGTGAAVAAGDVVAVGALVGVALGDIANGATGQVALDGVWELPKAAALEIDQGDLVYWDADDEAITKTSAGNTLAGAAFIGAAAAAATVRVKLMPAVTVETYVPEDSYVTWTNGTGSDVDEGDVVVIGALVGVADADIASTAEGTVTIAGIATLPKNTELAIDQGDVVYWDAGDGELNKTAEGNTRAGIAVAGALAAAATVEIKLNA; encoded by the coding sequence ATGGCTCAGAATTATCGACAGGCAGGCGCGGTGATGCCTTGGACGAACGGCACCGGGGCCGCCGTGGCGGCCGGTGACGTGGTGGCGGTCGGGGCGCTGGTAGGTGTGGCGCTCGGCGATATTGCCAACGGCGCGACCGGCCAGGTGGCGCTGGACGGCGTCTGGGAGCTGCCCAAGGCGGCGGCCCTGGAGATCGACCAGGGCGACCTGGTCTATTGGGATGCGGACGACGAGGCGATTACCAAGACCTCGGCCGGCAACACCCTGGCCGGGGCGGCGTTCATCGGTGCGGCGGCCGCGGCGGCCACCGTGCGGGTGAAGCTGATGCCGGCGGTGACGGTGGAGACCTACGTGCCCGAGGACAGTTATGTGACCTGGACCAATGGCACCGGCTCCGATGTGGACGAGGGCGATGTGGTGGTGATCGGGGCGCTGGTCGGGGTGGCCGACGCCGATATCGCCAGCACGGCGGAGGGTACGGTGACCATCGCCGGGATCGCGACGTTGCCGAAGAACACCGAACTGGCCATCGACCAGGGCGACGTCGTCTACTGGGATGCCGGGGACGGCGAGCTGAACAAGACCGCCGAGGGCAACACCCGGGCCGGTATCGCCGTGGCCGGGGCCTTGGCCGCGGCGGCGACCGTCGAGATCAAGCTCAACGCGTAA
- a CDS encoding phage portal protein: MGAAVRRADEAGRAGLRTRVYDAWTGLVGGLLGLVSPLAAGRYRVGREMLRGYVSGSATGADQQFRPRLRSADADVKAGARLTMARCRDQYQNNSLIAGGVERMCTNVVRKGIYPQFLFRTREHKLDRAVNAAWETMFRRWALYCDITGHDSYGSLQFLGLRHMWFDGEYLVHRVWDDSLPGVVPLRLELIECQQLDRLVDGELSNGNVARRGVEYDKGTGRPVFYHVLDNHPGDYLARGRRASARRIPAADIIHVWDREMISQYSGIAWLHAVVMEGYRMDEFRHITQDTARAQAIFAYFLKSQFPNFTLGPGIPAGGQATPYTPAATGGAADAKLELNAPMVQRLPSGTEVQAISPSHPGDTYEPFVKDSQRWQSAGLGMSFEAFANNYTDASYASARSGALEERLSYQGQQQFLEEKMNRRVVGWFIEAAWLAGMAPAPMPGYAEDPLFWHEQACGQMPGWTWVDPNNDATAAEKRINLVIDTRTDQAAERGQVFDDIVERQMDEEEKLIKLAELRARRKRLEEGHADTAIES, translated from the coding sequence ATGGGTGCCGCGGTGCGACGGGCTGACGAGGCCGGGCGGGCCGGGTTGCGGACCCGGGTCTATGACGCCTGGACCGGGTTGGTCGGCGGGCTGCTCGGGCTGGTGTCGCCGCTGGCGGCGGGGCGCTACCGGGTGGGCCGGGAGATGTTGCGCGGCTATGTATCCGGCTCGGCGACCGGGGCGGATCAGCAGTTCCGGCCGCGGCTGCGTTCGGCGGACGCCGACGTGAAGGCCGGGGCGCGGTTGACCATGGCGCGGTGCCGGGACCAGTATCAGAACAACTCCTTGATCGCCGGCGGTGTCGAGCGGATGTGCACCAACGTGGTGCGCAAGGGGATCTATCCGCAGTTTCTGTTCCGGACCCGTGAGCATAAATTGGACCGGGCGGTGAACGCCGCCTGGGAGACGATGTTCCGGCGCTGGGCCCTGTACTGCGATATCACCGGCCATGACTCGTATGGCTCGTTGCAGTTTTTGGGGCTGCGCCACATGTGGTTCGACGGCGAGTATCTGGTGCACCGGGTGTGGGATGACTCCTTGCCCGGCGTGGTGCCGCTGCGCCTCGAGCTGATCGAGTGCCAGCAGCTGGACCGGCTCGTGGACGGTGAGCTGAGCAACGGCAATGTGGCCCGGCGCGGCGTCGAGTATGACAAGGGCACCGGGCGGCCGGTGTTCTATCACGTGCTGGACAACCATCCCGGCGACTACCTGGCGCGGGGCCGGCGGGCCTCGGCGCGGCGGATCCCGGCGGCGGACATCATCCACGTCTGGGACCGGGAGATGATCTCCCAGTATTCCGGCATCGCCTGGCTGCATGCGGTGGTGATGGAGGGATACCGGATGGACGAGTTCCGCCACATCACCCAGGACACGGCGCGGGCCCAGGCGATCTTCGCCTATTTCCTCAAGTCGCAATTCCCTAATTTCACCCTCGGGCCGGGCATCCCGGCCGGCGGGCAGGCGACGCCGTATACCCCGGCGGCCACCGGCGGCGCGGCTGACGCGAAGCTGGAGCTGAATGCGCCGATGGTGCAGCGGCTGCCCTCGGGCACCGAGGTGCAGGCGATCTCGCCCAGCCATCCCGGCGACACCTACGAGCCGTTCGTCAAGGACTCGCAGCGCTGGCAGTCGGCCGGGTTGGGCATGAGTTTTGAGGCGTTCGCCAACAACTATACCGACGCGAGTTACGCCTCGGCCCGCTCCGGGGCGCTCGAGGAGCGTCTGAGCTACCAGGGGCAGCAGCAATTCCTTGAGGAAAAAATGAACCGGCGGGTGGTGGGCTGGTTCATCGAGGCGGCCTGGCTGGCCGGCATGGCCCCGGCGCCGATGCCCGGCTACGCCGAGGACCCGCTGTTCTGGCACGAGCAGGCCTGCGGCCAGATGCCGGGCTGGACCTGGGTGGACCCGAACAACGACGCAACCGCCGCCGAGAAGCGGATCAACCTGGTGATCGACACCCGCACCGACCAGGCGGCCGAGCGCGGCCAGGTGTTCGACGACATCGTCGAGCGGCAGATGGACGAGGAAGAGAAGCTGATCAAACTGGCCGAGCTGCGGGCCCGGCGTAAACGATTGGAGGAGGGGCATGCCGATACGGCTATCGAGTCTTGA
- a CDS encoding helix-turn-helix domain-containing protein encodes MTVKLTTQHPASSYGVPVFVDDNDNLLDYYDGIRRMRAERGWSTQDLADKLGKSRRTVEGWEQGRMPDKTALLLLSRLL; translated from the coding sequence ATGACTGTAAAACTGACAACCCAACATCCGGCATCAAGTTACGGAGTACCTGTTTTTGTAGACGATAACGACAACCTTCTAGATTATTACGATGGCATCCGGCGGATGCGGGCTGAGCGTGGATGGTCAACACAAGACCTTGCCGACAAACTAGGCAAATCTCGCCGCACCGTAGAGGGGTGGGAGCAAGGGCGTATGCCCGATAAAACAGCCCTGCTTTTATTGTCTCGCCTGTTGTAG
- a CDS encoding terminase gpA endonuclease subunit: MTAPAPCVDIRQSTTVRLRHAPDWLPEKYRRRAGRIRVAVRMCAGERRLLKKSRWIWPSEWAPKYRTVTYGPLKGSRWDHSFMPHFRGIMDASFFPSVRVIGNCKAPQTGSSAGVETILGFVADRKPGPAFVVYPDKDTASKRSTDYLQPMFTDSPRLRGLLTGSADDLAALRIKLKTMLVYMGWAGSVTSLGNISAMYLVGDEIDKWPEQPTKKEARTLDLFFERFRAFLFGAKAWLSSTPTLPTGPISVYLSQAQAVFDYWVRCPDCGRMELMEFDRIRFGAERDPQRVLEEKLARYVCGQCGSEWDDRARNKALQDGRWAARDRERDPKRTPVPVWDEGRELFAWLRRHRPERICFHSPAWISQLVSLSECASRFLAALTDKRAMHYFMTQIKAEGFIDYETVRETDAILALRDERPEGLVPGRGRVAALVAGVDTQDEYFRFVIRAFGWGLDQESWLIRYGSAPTLGALAQVLFGDQYRDADGLYYPLHLAVQDAMGHRTAEVYDFSRAYPGRVQPYKGAAGRRPTPKTWSTIDTYPGTNRVIPGGIKLVTCDSHHYKDQLSARLQIKPGDPGAFHLHGEAGLDYAQMMCAEYRDERGLWQCPKGKANHDWDCEMMALIAADILQIKYWPRPGEAGSPETEGS; encoded by the coding sequence ATGACCGCTCCCGCCCCCTGCGTAGATATTCGCCAGTCCACGACTGTGCGGTTGCGGCATGCGCCTGACTGGTTGCCGGAGAAGTACCGGCGGCGGGCGGGGCGGATCCGGGTGGCGGTGCGGATGTGTGCCGGGGAGCGGCGGCTGCTCAAGAAGAGCCGATGGATCTGGCCGTCTGAGTGGGCGCCGAAGTATCGGACGGTGACCTATGGGCCGCTTAAGGGGTCGCGCTGGGATCATTCGTTCATGCCGCATTTCCGGGGCATCATGGATGCTTCGTTTTTTCCGTCGGTGCGGGTGATCGGCAACTGCAAGGCGCCGCAGACCGGGAGCTCGGCCGGGGTGGAGACGATCCTCGGTTTTGTCGCCGACCGCAAGCCGGGGCCGGCGTTCGTCGTTTACCCGGACAAGGATACGGCGTCGAAGCGCTCCACCGACTACCTGCAGCCGATGTTCACCGACTCGCCGCGGTTGCGCGGGCTGCTGACCGGATCGGCCGACGACCTGGCGGCGCTGCGCATCAAATTGAAGACGATGCTCGTCTATATGGGCTGGGCCGGGTCGGTGACGTCGCTGGGCAACATCTCGGCCATGTATCTGGTCGGTGATGAGATCGACAAGTGGCCGGAGCAGCCGACCAAGAAAGAGGCCCGGACGCTCGATCTGTTCTTCGAGCGGTTCCGGGCGTTTCTGTTCGGGGCCAAGGCGTGGCTCAGTTCGACGCCGACGCTGCCGACCGGGCCGATCTCGGTGTACCTGAGCCAGGCCCAGGCGGTGTTCGACTACTGGGTGCGCTGCCCGGACTGCGGCCGGATGGAGCTGATGGAGTTCGACCGGATCCGCTTCGGGGCGGAGCGCGATCCGCAGCGGGTGCTGGAAGAGAAGCTGGCCCGCTATGTCTGCGGCCAGTGCGGCTCCGAGTGGGACGATCGGGCCCGCAACAAGGCGCTGCAGGATGGGCGCTGGGCGGCCCGGGACCGAGAGCGGGACCCGAAGCGGACGCCGGTGCCGGTGTGGGACGAGGGGCGGGAGCTGTTCGCCTGGCTGCGGCGGCATCGGCCGGAGCGGATCTGCTTTCACTCGCCGGCCTGGATCTCGCAGCTGGTGTCCCTGTCCGAGTGCGCCTCGCGGTTTTTGGCGGCGCTCACCGACAAACGGGCGATGCACTACTTCATGACCCAGATCAAGGCCGAGGGGTTCATCGATTACGAGACGGTGCGGGAGACCGACGCCATCCTGGCGCTGCGCGACGAGCGGCCGGAGGGGCTGGTGCCGGGCCGGGGGCGGGTGGCGGCGCTGGTGGCCGGGGTCGATACCCAGGACGAGTATTTCCGCTTCGTCATCCGTGCCTTTGGTTGGGGTCTCGACCAGGAGAGCTGGTTGATCCGCTACGGGTCGGCGCCGACGTTGGGGGCCCTGGCCCAGGTGTTGTTCGGTGATCAGTACCGCGACGCCGACGGGCTCTACTACCCGCTGCACCTGGCGGTCCAGGACGCGATGGGGCACCGCACCGCCGAGGTCTACGACTTCTCCCGGGCCTATCCCGGCCGGGTGCAGCCGTACAAGGGCGCGGCCGGCCGGCGGCCGACGCCGAAGACCTGGTCGACCATCGATACCTATCCGGGGACCAACCGGGTGATCCCCGGCGGCATCAAGCTGGTGACCTGCGACAGCCACCATTACAAGGACCAGCTGTCGGCGCGGCTGCAGATCAAGCCCGGCGATCCGGGGGCGTTCCACCTGCACGGTGAGGCCGGGCTTGACTACGCGCAGATGATGTGCGCCGAGTACCGCGACGAGCGCGGCCTGTGGCAGTGCCCGAAGGGTAAGGCCAACCACGATTGGGACTGCGAGATGATGGCGCTGATCGCCGCCGACATCCTGCAGATCAAATACTGGCCGCGGCCCGGCGAGGCCGGCAGCCCGGAGACGGAGGGGAGCTGA
- a CDS encoding DUF3310 domain-containing protein, with product MMEEMVSKDEQATYYDAGGIETLEVVRAKLTPEQYVGFLLGTSLVYQCRLNWKGQPADDARKSANYAVWLAEELQRAQRSPMRVVELIAAERREQIEKHGFDAAHDDGPDHDRGQLIDAAVYLLTGVGYPSSWSDEHKRKFDRKSGLERLVVAAALIAAEYDRRVRKQAREAAGC from the coding sequence ATGATGGAGGAGATGGTGAGCAAGGACGAACAGGCAACCTATTACGACGCTGGCGGCATCGAGACGCTAGAGGTGGTGCGGGCCAAGTTGACGCCGGAGCAGTATGTCGGGTTTTTGTTGGGGACCTCCCTGGTCTACCAGTGTCGGCTGAATTGGAAGGGGCAGCCGGCTGACGATGCCCGGAAGTCGGCGAATTATGCGGTGTGGTTGGCCGAGGAACTGCAGCGGGCGCAGCGATCGCCGATGCGTGTGGTGGAGCTGATCGCCGCCGAGCGGCGGGAGCAGATCGAGAAGCATGGCTTTGATGCCGCCCACGATGATGGGCCGGATCATGATCGGGGGCAATTGATCGATGCCGCCGTGTACCTGTTGACCGGTGTCGGGTATCCGAGCAGCTGGTCCGACGAACACAAGCGGAAGTTCGATCGTAAGTCCGGCCTGGAGCGGCTGGTGGTTGCCGCTGCCTTGATCGCCGCCGAGTATGACCGGCGCGTGAGGAAGCAGGCGCGGGAGGCTGCCGGTTGCTGA
- a CDS encoding DUF6551 family protein, which produces METAMISETIGGVDKTKRYGWSFKDEPGELVYLNKNDLCICDSYQRGINNRHVSKITREWSWLSCGALTVGYRSGRYWVIDGQHRLMAAKRRSDIAKLPCLLFLTESTKQEASKFIESNTGISTVTSYDKYRAYVEAEDKVALAVKEIFDALGVEAKRTANKGRQIKSVGWAMKKASKDLDRFQTIMMVCVELCQDVPIKEKILDGLWYIDERLPGGVSEKRFFDRLKQIGPVLLEAAATRHSAFYVKGGAAVWAAGIMEEVNKGLRKKFSFVLPGVTP; this is translated from the coding sequence ATGGAAACAGCGATGATTAGCGAGACGATTGGCGGTGTTGATAAGACAAAGAGATATGGTTGGTCTTTTAAAGACGAGCCAGGAGAATTGGTTTACCTCAATAAAAACGACTTATGTATTTGTGATAGTTATCAAAGGGGCATCAACAATAGGCATGTGTCAAAAATAACCAGAGAGTGGTCGTGGTTGTCCTGCGGGGCGTTAACTGTAGGTTATCGATCCGGGCGTTATTGGGTGATTGACGGCCAGCACCGGCTTATGGCGGCCAAAAGAAGAAGTGATATAGCAAAACTCCCATGTCTATTGTTTCTGACCGAAAGCACAAAGCAAGAGGCAAGTAAGTTTATTGAATCAAATACCGGTATTTCGACGGTTACATCATATGACAAATACCGTGCGTATGTTGAGGCTGAAGACAAGGTTGCTCTCGCCGTAAAAGAGATATTTGACGCCCTGGGTGTTGAAGCAAAGCGAACTGCAAACAAGGGACGGCAAATAAAGAGCGTCGGGTGGGCAATGAAAAAGGCCAGTAAGGACCTCGATCGCTTCCAGACCATCATGATGGTTTGCGTTGAACTTTGCCAGGATGTGCCAATTAAAGAGAAGATTCTGGACGGCCTTTGGTACATAGATGAGCGTTTACCTGGGGGTGTTTCTGAAAAGCGTTTTTTTGATCGCTTGAAGCAAATTGGGCCAGTTTTGCTGGAAGCTGCCGCAACGCGCCATTCCGCCTTTTATGTCAAAGGTGGTGCCGCTGTTTGGGCGGCTGGAATAATGGAGGAGGTTAATAAAGGCCTTAGAAAGAAGTTTTCCTTTGTTCTGCCGGGGGTGACTCCATGA